The Saccharomyces eubayanus strain FM1318 chromosome XIII, whole genome shotgun sequence DNA segment GTGTGCCCTTTAAGtacttttccatttcatgagaaaacaaattttcttcattttgcAAGTATTGCCTGTCACGACAAGAGCTAAGAGATGAGCTacgttgttttttttccgaTTATCTCAGAGGAATAATACAGCTTCGACAAAATAACTCAGTGACGTAGATATGGAAATGTTTCATCAAGGGGCTTAAATTTGTGGGGTAGATAGTGTAATAACCcgattattttttctaattcatcTTTGGTTGAGAATGGTGCTGGTGCTTATTTGTGCAAAGATTGTGAGGTTACTGTTTAGATTTCCCGAGATATTCTTCGAGATATATCCCTGCGACGAAGACTCTACCCTTACGTAGCATATAAACTGATCTCGGCATATTTCCTGGCCGAGAATTTCTCCGAGAATTAATCCCCCCCTCCCCCACGCGAATAACTTTGTTTCTCCAGTCCGATGggaaatcttttttttttctttaaacaATACACATGCATATACACACATACAATGTAGGAGTGGGAACAGCTATAAGAAAGAGTACACTTCAAGAAGTCTAAAACATGGTACCTGACATTTGCTACGCGGGAACATGTCCCTTTCTTGCAGATGAGCAACTATATGCGCCCACGGAATGCTTTTATCCTGAGCGTCATTATTGTATTATTGCGGCTAGGGATTCGAACACAATTCTTTTGTTCCGTAGTTATTTCTTGAGTGTACGATCGTGGATGTGTCCATTgtgtgatttttttttgtaactTGCCTTCATTTCATTGAATTAGGAAGAACGCTCTAGTAAAATTACTAACTTGGGCGCATTAGGTGTCTCTGGAAGCGCATTCAAGGGCTGAAATATCGAGCTCTCGAACGATTCCCTAGATTTGGAGTAGATCATCCAGGACAGCTAGTTTTGATCCGGAGTAGCCGGCTCTTTAGAACGGTACCTCATTTCCCTCGGTTTTACTGAGGCTCCGTCCTTCTTTAGGCGTTTACCCCGCCCCCGGTTTTTATTGTCCGTTCCAGTATACTCTATGACTTAAATACAACAGATACTGATTTCAAGATTCTTCCTTCACAGAAAATATAAGAAAACACTGAATGAAACTGAAGAGAAAACTCTTTTAGTATAAATTTTAGTTTGGATAATGACTTTGGCAAAACAGGCATGCGACTGCTGTCGTGTTCGTCGAGTAAAGTGTGGCGGTGATAAACCATGTAATCGTTGTCTTCAACACGATTTGAAATGTACCTATCTACAACCCTTGAAAAAGAGGGGGCCCAAAAATATCAGTTCAAGAAgcttaaagaaaattgctGAAACGCAAACGTTCAGTGACAATGACAGTTGTATGACTGCTCTGGAAACATCTCTGaaacttccaaaaagaTTTATCGATAAATGTCTAAGGCTTTATCATGACAAACTATATGTAATCTGGCCTCTGCTCTCCTACGGTGATCTCCACAAACTTCTAGAGGAAAACTACGATGATAACTACGTATATTGGTTTCTGGTAGCTCTGTCGGCGGCCACTCTAAGTGATTTGCAAACTGAGATAAATCTTGAAGATGGCATTTCTTTTAGTGGAAGACAGTTGGCGTTTTTATGTATATCATCACGCCATCAGTTTGACGATCTCGATAACAGCGATCTGTTCAAAATTATGACATACTACTGTATGCATCGGTGCTTCTCACAGTTTTCTGATACAAAGACCTCATACAGACTTTCTTGTGCAGCAATTGGCCTCATCAAGGTCACCGGACTACATCGAGAAAAATTATATGagtctttttcatttgaagaGCAGCAGCTTAGAAGGAAGGTTTATTATTTGCTTCTCTTGACGGAAAGATACTACGCTGTATACATTTATTGTCCAACAAGTCTGGACGCTACAATATCCCCGCCACAACCTGAGATTGTGACGGACCCGCGGCTTTCTCTAGACAGTTTTCTGGAGATGATTAGAGTCTTCACTGTACCAGGAAaatgtttctttgatgCTCTGGCTACAGATTCCTCAGATGCTTCTTGCACTGAAGATTccttgaaaagaatatggaAGGAACTTCACACAACATCGTTAGAGATAGAACCATGGTCCTATGGCTATGTTGACATCTCATTCTCACGACATTGGATCAGAATACTGGCTTGGAAGCTAGTTTTTCGAACAAAAAGTATTAATTCCTTATCTGCCTCAAGCAATGCACAAATACCGGTTGAGATTGCAAGGGATATGCTAGACGATGTGTTCTTAACTCCAGCCAATCTTTATGGAGTTCATGGCCCTGGTATACCAGCAAAGGCACTAGAAGTAGCCAACGCATTAGTAGATGTTGTTAATCAGTATGATCAAAATACAGAATCAGAAGCTTGGAAAGTATTGTGCGAGATATCAAAATTCGTTTTTTCTCTAAAGCACTACGACGGGAAACTAGTCGAAAGTTTTGTAACTAAATGCCAAAGTGCTCTTATCACTCTTCCAATCGCTAAACCCCTGAAATCGGGTGAACGATTTGCTTAAAAGGTGACTCcatcttatttttttatggATTGTTTTATCTCTAGTTCATTAAGAACAATTTAGAAAGGAACTATTTTGGTGTTAACGGACTTTGGTTGTCAGTCAAAGAGATGTCTGCTTCTTCATAAGCACCTCTTCTCTATAAGGGAACCCGCTGCTTTGGTCGCCTTTGCTGGAAAGGTGTAGGCATAATTGATGTTATTCCTTTTCTGTGTTCAGTCCATGAATCATTTTATCGAGGCTAAGACTAATATTACGTTTGTTAAAGACATTGAATAATCATCGTGTTATAATCATGTTCAGATATCTGTTTTGTTAGATGGAAAGATAACATTCTAAAACATGACAAATATACATTATAGAGTCAGAGAGAATATGATGGTATTGgccaaattttttcacatAGCTGGTACAGGATACGTCTGCAGTTTATGATGTTTGCTTAATACATGATTATGATTTTATTACTGTGAAGGattgttgctgtttttATACAATAGTGTCTGTCACCTAACATGCTATTTGGCAGATTAATCGACATACTTTGAGCTATTTATGATAATTATATAGTGGAATATAAATGGATATCTGGACTATACAATGCGgtaaaaagaatttttttattcagaGTTTTTAAACCAACACTGGGAAAATACTTAGATAACAGCAACCGAATGATAGTGAAATACACTTCCTCATTTTGCTATTACATTTTACCGGAATAAAATTACTTGGTCAATAGTCTTGATGTTTGATATGCTTATACTATTCATGTTCCCATTTACGTACAACTTGGCAATGGTATGTAAATCAGTTTCACTGTTTCAATATTTAAAACTATATCTAGagaattcaaattctgGTGTTCTATGTCAGATAACAAAACCAGATACcataatattaaaaaaaaaattaaatgtgttaaataaaataaaagtgCCATAGTTGCCTATTGAATGGAGAGTCATAAATTCGTAATAGATGGTGTGCTTCGCCCTTCTTCCACCATGGAAGTTTCCATATCTTCCTTGGGATCATTATGAGCAATTTCTTTAGCCGCTTTGACAGCCGCAAATGGGTCCACTTTAGTCGTCTTGAACTTTCTTGCTGGAATACCGAGTCTAAATAGTTCGTTCATTTCCATAAAGGTTCTACCGGCAGTTTCGGGTAAATCAATGACAGCCCATACTAACGTCGCAAAACATAGTCCCCCCCAGAAGAAGCCTGACTTTGCACCCCAATCCCATTTTTCTGAATTCAATTGGTACAATGTCAGGACAGCAGTTACGATACATGCCATATTATAGGCGTTACGAGCCAGAATAATTGATTTAGTTCTTAGCCTCGAGGATGGTATTTCAGAAACTAAGCAAAAGACAACGGGAGCAATCCCCAGGTTGTAAAAGAAGGCGACCACCATTAGAAGAGCGCCACTTCCCATTTGGGCACCGTGAGTATCAGAGCATCCCAGACCTCCTATAATAAACAGTAAAACAGTCTGAATGGCCAGTCCGAACGCGTAAAGGTCAAATCTCCCAAAATACTTTGAAGCCCACCAGGATAGAAGTGTTGCAACAATACCAAGACAGTATTGAATAATACTAAAAGTGAATGCTGTTTCAGTGCTAACACCAGCCTTTTCGTAAAAATAGGTTGAATATCCTATCAGTTGTGTACCACAAGTGGTTTGACCAATCCAACATAAACAAGctattcttgttcttctccGGTTGATACAGTCCTTCACACAATCCCAGTATGACCCTTCTGAATCTGacattttttgttctttttcaatagtcactttgattttatctAGTTCCATACTCACCAGCAGTTCTTTCTCAGGTCCCTTGCCACTCAATGTTCTTTCAAGTGATTTCTTCGCCTGTTCCATTCTCCCTTTCTTGATCAACCACCATGGAGATTCAGGTGCAAAGAATATCCCTATTGCCAGGGGAAGAGGCCAAATCCACTGTAAAGCAAATGGTAGCTTATATCCCAAATCCGAGTCTGGGTACTTGTTTTGggaatttttcataatACCAGCAGCAAAAAGTTGGCCAAAAGTCCAGCACAAGTTTGAATAAGTTGTCAGGTAGTATCTTAAAGCCAAAGGACAGATTTCGGAAGCATATGAGACTGTCAAACATTGGAAACAACCCCATGGCATACCACACAGTACTTGTCCCACGGCAATCATACCCAAACTTTTGCAAAAATACAGAATAAAAGTGAAAGCGGCTAAAAAGAACAACGCCACAATCAATGTGTAACGATTACCCATGTAATCTACAAAAGGACCAGTCATTTGTAAACCAACAATCTCACCTGCCACAATACATAAAGATAAACCAATCTGCCAAGAAACTGAAATTTCATATTCTCCTGTCTTGCTATTCAGAGAACCATATTCCTTCTGGAAAACGGGCAAAGCATAGAAAGATCCGAGGATGGCAGTATCATAACCTTCTTGAATCAGCGTTGTGGAGACTAATAGCGACCAAGCAGCAGCTTTGGGATACGTTTTCAAAGCTTGCAGAAGTGGCATCCCCCTTTCACTTTCGTCTGCCTCCTTCGCATCCTGCATAGCCTCATCGAGAAGATCTGGGACttcctcatcatcatcttttgGTACTCGTGAATCTTGACCGTACTCAATATGGGAAAGATCAAAGTCAGATTTCTTGCCTTGTTCCTGCATCTCGATCGAGTTGAGATCGGTACTGTTCATGCCGTTCTCGATCTCATTTGAATTAGAGTcaatcttgtttttttttctgtttatCAGTGAGGATAAGCCCTTCATGATCAGTTGATAGTTTTcgatatgatttttttttgttctgcTGAATATGCTAAAACCTATCACAACaagtttgaagaatatTGTGCCTCTTTATATAATGTATAGAGAGCACTCTGCACTCTGAGGATATTGCTtaaaagcaaacaaacaatattttaaattctGGTTCAGCAGGATATTCTATCGACACCACCCCTTGTCATGACGTCCTGAGCAGTATTGGGTAGAGGGAAGCAGGAGAGTGTgcaaagttttttttgaaaagaacaagcaGAGATCTGTAACAGGTGCTTCTCCGGAGAAATTGACTTAACCTaaaagaactgaaaaaaaaaatgcggAGAATTAGTACTATAGTATACCGCCTGTacgaatttttgaattaaaTGAAGAAAGGAAGTAACGTAATCTGATCATCAATTGTACAGAGATTGCTCCTATATCCAACCCCTGATTATTTTCCACCTTAAGCTATTCACGGCGGAAAAAAAGCTTAAGTTGCGCACAGTTGACTGGCTTGTAgctctttccttttcggaTAAACTCTCGGTGAAATTCTCGGTGGTGTATATATAGGTTTATTTTTCGGTAAGCTtagataattttttccttggaCCTTTTAGTAACGGCGGACGTATTCTCGGCTGCATGTTAGCGGGGTTAGGTTTACAGCATTATTCCTACGAGAGTTTCTAAGACGTCAACGACGATTTAGGGGTAACAGGTACCATATTTCGAAGATAATAGCttaaatttttattgatttcaGCAAGCGCCATTACTATTTGGTATTCTGAATGTATTCTGTAACTGGTGGGATGATTCAAAATACAGTGTTGAGAACTAAGTTTTTTGTCGGATACTATTCACGGATGGCATACAAATTGCTCTCTTgttttgaacaaattggTTGTTGAATATATCGGGGACAAATCTCTTCCTGGGCttccaaataaataagaaaagaagtgAAGTAATAGAGCCACATTCAATTTAACACATAAGGAGAATAACTGCCCGTATCGTAGAGTAAGAAGCTCCTGAACAGCGGAAGAAACCACAGTTCATCATATCTACCATGCAGGTTTTAATCAtacaatgatgatgaatgatattaaaagaaattgttgCAGAAATTAGTACATCAAATATTGTTCTAATTACACTCGTTTTTTACAAATGGCATAAAACATATTAGAGTCTGAAAATTGTTGGTGGGGTGTGGTACCAAAGAGGGCCATTCACAACAGATATAAGTTTTAGAAATCCTAAACAACTCTTCACAGTAGAAAATGTACACACCAGAATTAGATTGAATTTAGACGAGATACTAAGAAGAATTGAACTTCAAAATAAACGGGCAATATTGtaaatatacaaaaatcCTTAACTAATATCTAAAGCTTAGAGCAATAATAAATGCTCGGAGGGTGTATGCGGCCTTCCTTGAAATACCGATCTCCTGTTGCATCCTGAATGGTTGTTCATAACAATAGTAGTGGTCTATCCAGAAACAAGTAGCATATTGCATTCAATGTCAAAAGTCTTTTCAGCAACGTTTGCCATATCATCCATGGTTACGTAGCCTTGTTTAATATCCTCAACAACGAATTGATTTCTACTTTAGCAACCATAAGATATGATGATTACGACTTGAACCTCTTATCACAAACTGCTACGTCTTCGTGCCTTCCACCACTGCCACACCTTTATTTATACTTCTAATGATTATTTACGGCTAGTGAAAAAATCTAGCTACATGGTCGCCGCAACATGCTTTTATGGTACAGATCTTTACGTATCAATCATAGAGACGAAAGATAGTTTCATCTCGAGAGTGCACTGACAATTGATTTTCGGAGGGTTTTTCCAAGCGCAACTCCGCATAACttaatcttttcttcccaCGGTTTTTCCGTAGCTTATTTTCGCGTAGATTAATTTGCCGTATAATTTTCcgattttatttcttgcCTTCTCTCTCATAGTAGACCAATATCCGTGGGAGAAAGAGAGCTGTTTCTCAAAATGCCTACACCAAAAATCAACGTCACGGCATTTCTTGTATTTTAAGTAACTGCAGAAACCGGGGGctttcaataaaaacatgGACAATGCAAAAGTATCACAGTGGTCTCtgtggaagaaaaattggtgCTTTGAAAGGGCGTTAACGCAATGATTAGGACTTCTCACTCTATAAATAAGAACTAGCTGCGATGCAGTCCGGGTGACAATCTGGGCTGCAGTGTCTCTCCACCGAAGACCCCTTAATGTTGCTTGAACAACCCCAGATTttagtaattttttttttatttcataaCTTAAATACGGGCGGCAGAATAAATCAATGGAATAATAATCTCGATCGATAACTTTTCGCTcaatatacaaaaaaaaaaacaactgTCACAAATTTTTGTCTTAGAATAATATGAGTATTAGAAGACAGTCATGCGATTGCTGTCGTGTTCGTCGAGTAAAATGTGACCGGAATAAACCATGTAACCGCTGTAATCAGCGCAATCTAAAGTGTACTTATCTCcaacaattgaaaaagagaggTCCAAAATCTATAAGGGCAAAAAGCTTGCGAAAAATAGCAGAAGTTCAGACGGTGAGTAtggaaaataatattatggCCACGCCGGTTGCACTTATGAAGATTCCGCGGAAGCTGATCGAGCAATGTTTGAGGCTATATCACGATCACTTATACGTAGTCTGGCCTATGCTATGTTATGATGATCTTCACAAACTTCTGGAGGAAAAATATGACGACGGCTATACTTATTCCTTTTTAGTATCTCTTTCGGCTGCCACTCTTAGTGATTTGCAAACTGAAATAGTATCAGAAGAAGGAGTTTCTTTCACTGGGAGACAGTTATGCTCACTCTGTATGTTATCACGGCAATTTTTTGACGATCTCCGTAACAGTGACATATTCCGAATTATGACATATTACTGTTTGCATCGCTGTTACGCACAGTTTGCTAATACGAGAGCTT contains these protein-coding regions:
- a CDS encoding Zn(II)2Cys6 transcription factor; amino-acid sequence: MTLAKQACDCCRVRRVKCGGDKPCNRCLQHDLKCTYLQPLKKRGPKNISSRSLKKIAETQTFSDNDSCMTALETSLKLPKRFIDKCLRLYHDKLYVIWPLLSYGDLHKLLEENYDDNYVYWFLVALSAATLSDLQTEINLEDGISFSGRQLAFLCISSRHQFDDLDNSDLFKIMTYYCMHRCFSQFSDTKTSYRLSCAAIGLIKVTGLHREKLYESFSFEEQQLRRKVYYLLLLTERYYAVYIYCPTSLDATISPPQPEIVTDPRLSLDSFLEMIRVFTVPGKCFFDALATDSSDASCTEDSLKRIWKELHTTSLEIEPWSYGYVDISFSRHWIRILAWKLVFRTKSINSLSASSNAQIPVEIARDMLDDVFLTPANLYGVHGPGIPAKALEVANALVDVVNQYDQNTESEAWKVLCEISKFVFSLKHYDGKLVESFVTKCQSALITLPIAKPLKSGERFA
- a CDS encoding sugar porter family MFS transporter, coding for MKGLSSLINRKKNKIDSNSNEIENGMNSTDLNSIEMQEQGKKSDFDLSHIEYGQDSRVPKDDDEEVPDLLDEAMQDAKEADESERGMPLLQALKTYPKAAAWSLLVSTTLIQEGYDTAILGSFYALPVFQKEYGSLNSKTGEYEISVSWQIGLSLCIVAGEIVGLQMTGPFVDYMGNRYTLIVALFFLAAFTFILYFCKSLGMIAVGQVLCGMPWGCFQCLTVSYASEICPLALRYYLTTYSNLCWTFGQLFAAGIMKNSQNKYPDSDLGYKLPFALQWIWPLPLAIGIFFAPESPWWLIKKGRMEQAKKSLERTLSGKGPEKELLVSMELDKIKVTIEKEQKMSDSEGSYWDCVKDCINRRRTRIACLCWIGQTTCGTQLIGYSTYFYEKAGVSTETAFTFSIIQYCLGIVATLLSWWASKYFGRFDLYAFGLAIQTVLLFIIGGLGCSDTHGAQMGSGALLMVVAFFYNLGIAPVVFCLVSEIPSSRLRTKSIILARNAYNMACIVTAVLTLYQLNSEKWDWGAKSGFFWGGLCFATLVWAVIDLPETAGRTFMEMNELFRLGIPARKFKTTKVDPFAAVKAAKEIAHNDPKEDMETSMVEEGRSTPSITNL